The window AGTTAGCAGATTTTGGCGTTTCTGCTTGTATGTTTGATACTGGGGACAGGCAGAGGTCCAGAAACACCTTTGTTGGGACACCTTGCTGGTAGTTTTCCCCTCGTTCATTCATATGATGTTAACCTATTCCTTATTTTTGTAGTTAATTTATGTTGGCAGACTTACGCTAAATGTCCTATGTCTGTTTTCTCTGTCTTTAGGATGGCTCCTGAGGTTATGCAACAGCTGCATGGATATGACTTTAAGTGAGTGGAATTTGATCTGCATATTctcttacctttttttcttctcttaccTATGGAATGTTGATTTGGTATTGGAATTTGCTTCTCTTAACAGAGCAGACATCTGGTCTTTTGGAATAACAGCACTTGAACTTGCCCATGGCCATGCCCCATTTTCCAAGTATCCCCCGATGAAGGTACTCTTCATCATAATTTTAAATAGCCAGTGAGAGAGCACATGCCTTGCATGTGCCTCTGTATTGACATTTGAAAAGAAGTGCCTGTTCTAACCCCTAATATGTTGGCCGTTGCTTTATTTAATAACTTGCGAACTTAGCAGAGTATGTTATCTTCTTGCTTTTTCCTTGATAGAGTCCCTTGTGCAGGTGTTGCTGATGACCTTACAGAATGCACCTCCAGGGCTTGACTATGAAAGAGACAAGAAATTCTCCAAGGTGGATAATTTAGGTGGTACTGTTGGAAATAGCTCTATGATTTGCAAGTACTGAAATTGTATTAACTGCCCTACTTTCAGTCTTTCAAAGAGATGGTGGCCACTTGCTTAGTGAAGGACCCTAAGAAACGTCCAACTTCAGAAAAACTTTTGAAGCACCCCTTCTTTAAGCGTGCTCGTGCTGCAAATTATCTAGCTCAAACCATTCTCGAAAGGCTTCCTCCATTAGGCGATCGCTTTAGGGAACTTAAGGTCTGTAGCTTGGAGAGAAAGCTGCATACTCTTAAGAATTTTCTCATTAATAGCATATCTGATATCATTACCTCTAACTTGAGTGTTATTTTCAGGCTAAAGAGGCTGATCTTCTTGTACAGAACAAAGCCCTCTATGAAGATAAGGAGCAACTGTCACAGGTGGGCAGCAACTTTCTGTATTAAAAGACATTAGACTATACTTAGACATATTTTTAGTTATCTGATTCAAGATATTGCTTGTATCGTTATTTTGTGGTTCTCAAAAAGGCTATATGTTTGCAGTGTGCTGTGAACATCTCCTCTTCTAAGACTCACTCATCTACTGGGAGTAGACTTTTTTAAAAGAACAAACTGGTTTTTGACCTGAACCCACATTTAGGACTGTTGATATTATGAACATGGAAATTTCTGGAATCTTTAGATCAGACGATAAGTTCACAAAAGTGTTTTATCTTCAGTATGTTTCATGTTTTACTGATGATGGAGCTCCTTCTATTGAAGAATCCGAAATAGTTTTCATTTAGATGTTCTGATCGAGTCTCAGTGACATGATTGATACTTGTCACCTTGCAGCAAGAATATATACGAGGCATCAGCGCGTGGAACTTCAACTTGGAGGATTTAAGAAGTCAGGCTGCTCTGGTACCTAGTTTTTTCTAGTTCACAGTCCATACTCAATTGTAGGAAACTCATAAGAGCTTAGGTAACAAAGATACATCTTAAGTGAGAACTTTAACTGCAGATTCAGGATGAGGATATTAATCCTAATGCCGAAGATGTCAAGCAAAAGCATGGACATTGGGATGTTGGGATTCCAGCAGAGAGGCTATCTCCCAATATCATTGACCAAACAAAAGTTGCCCCTAACAAGAAGGTATCGATTTTGATCATCACAGGGTCTCTTGTGATGCTCTTCTTATTAGGTGGTTCACTAGGTTCTGAGTTTCTTCTCATGGCCAATGTTCATCTCTTCCAGGACTCGATTGAAAATTTACATGATTTGGAGGACTCACTTGCTTCATTTCCGATTAGACCTGTTCAAGCACCGAAGTATGATTAGTTTCCTTCTACTTTTTGCCCTCTTGTGCACATCTCATCCAGAATATCTAAGCAGGCAACAGATATTAGGCTCATTTCCCCTTCACCTGGGCTTTAATGAATTCATTATAACATTCCTCGACTCTTAATGGGAAGATTCCTGGGCTTTAATGAAAATAGCTCTTTGTGCCTGCTTTTTAAACCAAGAAACAACTATTTGACTTTGCATTAGCTTTATAAATCCgattttcaatttcatcctcttctttctATTATGTAGAGCTTATTTTGATGTTCGTGAGGTTGATGTTAATGCTACCAGTCCAAATTGGAAAGGTACTCGATCTGATTCTGAAGAGCAATTTCCTACAAAATCTTCACCTAAAGGTACTCAATCTGATATTGAAGAACAGCTTCCAACACGATGTTCATCAAGAGCTATTGACACTGAATCTCGTAAAAACGAGGATGATCATCTTGGGCTGAGTGGCAGTCTACCACCTCATGTCATTCCTGAGGACAAGAAACTTTTAAGTGGTCCCAACAGGCGGATAACGTGACTTCACCTGAGAAGCTTATTTTTGTTGATGTGAAGAGGTATATTTGTTCTAGTGACATGACTATCTTTCTTTGCCTCTTTCATTTGTGAATTATCTGCTACAACTTGGTTTCTCAAAAACAACCTGTTTAGCAGTAATTTGCTGGTTGGTAAGTAGAAGAAATTAATGATGAAGTGCTTTCTTGGCTTGGTGTTAGCAAAGTGAGCAATGCCATTTTCGTGTAATGAGAAAGTCCACTAAAATATTAACCTTCACATTAAGCGAAtgaggaataaaagaatattttgtggATATCTATCAACAAATTCGATGCAACTAAGCCGCTGgtgaatatatttatatatgcatatatactATTTACATGGTGAAACACTGCAAAAACAGCTATCTATGCATACATATAcataaaaatggtgaaaaacTGGCGACCACCAAAAGGGGGACGGTGCGTGAGTAATCGAATGAATCAGTGTAAAAGTAGAGGTTCTGTAAATGAGACCCAAATGCTTATCCATAACTTGATGAAAGAATTGTTTGGGAAGTTGTGTCATTCATGCATGTATAGGAAATTTGACAATTGAAAAGGCCaatctgttttttttccctcttttctgtTTTAAGTAGATCACATCAAATTTTCTTAGTACGTGCAATTTATCTTGAAAGATGGCACTATCTTGCAATTCACGATGTCTTTTCTCATGTATGCGTGTATATGTGCCTGCACATTCGTTATGGTAGCATATGAAGTTGGTACTATTTGCATCTGCACCATTTTGGTCATTGCTGGTTGTCTCTTTGCAGCAGATATTATCTGATTTTGCAATTTCACTCTGCCACTCCCTCGACTCTTTCGACAGAGTTATTTGTTATCCTGGGCTCTTGATCACATTACAATGTCTCCATCCCGTCTCCAAATTTACCTGCCCACAACAGTGACATGGGGATAATATTTCTGCGAAGTTAGGTACCAGATGTAGCCTGGGCATCTGGATCATGTGTGGGGGTTTCCTAATTGCTAGTGAGGATGGTAACAGGTGGAGATGAATTTcagttaaagagaagaaaagaggggaaaaggGATGAACTCTAATGTCAGAGTAGAATGTGAACAAGACTGGATGAAATGGACTTTTACAGAAAGTGACCGTGATAAAATGAATAGAGGTTATATGAGGTGATTGTTTGACAAAGTTGAGTCTTGCGTTTGTCATCTTATCAAAATGTAGCCAGATAATCTGAATCATTCACATCCTTAGTTTGTATCACACATGATTTTCAAGAAGCTATGCGCAATACTACTGGCTAGTCGACCATAGATTAGGAGTCTTTGAGCTCATGTTGACTGTGCAATCTGGTTATTTGAGAATCTGTTTGTATCCCAGTGGTAGAGGTAAAAGGGACACTTATGATCACTTAGAGGTGTCTACTTGTGCAAGATGCTTTTGCATGTGAGGTGTAATTGGTGGAAGAGATGAGCACAGCCACACCTTTGAATTTAAAGATTGTTTCTGTGGCATGGAGTCAACAGCTTGATTACTCTTGAACCCTTTTTAGGCTCTTTGATTGTGGTATATAATTGTAACTAGATTAATTGGATCTAGTCTAACCCAACTCTTTCTTTGCCTCATCAGCCATAGAATTAACTATTTGCTTGCTTATGACTTTAAGACTATTGCTGACAGTCATTTCTGGTTATTTTAGAAGGGATCATCAACGGCCGAAGTACCAATCTGAACTATACCGCCAGAAGAAAGATTCCGATATTGTATCACCTGGTGTGTTCCAGTGATTCTTTGTCTTCTTTCCCATGATTAATGGACATTAGTCTGATGGTTAATATTCTCTTTCATTTGAATGATTAGTTGAAGACACATCTGAAGTTGGTGTTGTCCAGCGTAAGGGACGTTTTCAGGTCACGTCGGCTGATCTTAGTGCAAAGGTAATCCATTCCCAACTATTGCCTACCTGGCCTTTGGTTGGCCCTTgtgaattttttgatttttggggGTATCATTTTATACGATCTTAGACCTGCTAGGGATTGAATCTGCAGATCATGCCTTTTCGGTCCCCTTAAAGTGTTCATGCTCACAGGTTTTGTCTGATCATGCAGaagtttttaagtttttaaagttGATAGGCTGTATGAGATCGGTGAGAAGAAAAGGCATATTTACCTCATGGGATCTTGTGCAGAAAGATTTAAGAGACCTTTACTTCTTGgcaatagaaaaataagagTGAAACGACTTTACAAAGGGTATATGGTGCATCTGGTGTACTCTTCTCTGCTGAACCATAGCTCTTTTTATGTCTCAAATCAGGGAAATCTGATATGGTCATGCCCAATTTTCATGTCCTCTGTCTTATCCGATTCTTTCTGTATGTTTCTGGCATGGAAAATGTTTATCACCCCTGTAGAATTCATTTGTGCTCTTAAATTTTCAAGAACTTTTAGATACTGCTCTTTTTACAGCATCGTGGTCTAAGAGTATTGAGTGTCCAAATTTTACAAATGCAAAGGAGCTGTAACTGTTGTCATCTTCCTTTTTGGTCCAGAGTCCAGTCAGCGGCTCGTTAGGAACTGGTTACGGTGGGTCATCCAATTTCACATCCCCAAACATTGCTACTGGCACACTCCTCCCATCATTGCAGGGTATTTTGCAGAAAAACATCACGCAAAGAGTATGTGTTTTATTATTGAATCCAACTGATCTGTCTCACATGGTACCTTAATTGGCTTCTAAGGAAATCAATTTTGACAGGATGAAATTATTAAGATGATCAAATATGTGGAGCAAATATCTGGTATATcatgctttcttcttcttcttcttcttcttcttataatttattggtatttatataTTTGCCAACCTCTATTTGATACAGGTAAGCCTCTGGAAATTGCTGAGGCTTGTATTAATGAACAACTGCAGGTACATTCCATATCTTCACATTTCTAATATTGGGAATGGATAGCTTCTATTTGTTTTAGCCTCTAATGTTTAGGGGAAACTGCGAAGAATCTAATAGGTCAGGATGCAAAATGTCGCTTCATACAAACTTTTTTGCATTACTCTATAAAAGCATTCTCATTAATGTGGCTGTTCATATAGAATAGTGTGTGTGCTATCCCGTAGTTGATGAACTAGGAACGGCCATCGCAATCAACCCAGGGCTGATGGCTGTGTTTGATTGTCACCATGTGTAGCAATTATGCGTTGCTCATTCACTCTCTGGGCAACAATCAGATTTGTGTCTCAAAAATCCTTATTATACATCTCTGTTTTACATAATTAATGCTGTGTTcttcacatgaagaaatgcatgtAGCGATATGGTAGATCAATCTGGGTGGCAACTAAATTCCATTCGTCACCACCCAATCACACTAAATCTCTGTTTTTCTATTACATTATCTGGCAACAACTGGTTTAGTCTTTGTTATTTACTGTTTATcactttttgaacattttttccATCTCCTTATTTGCAGACAAGTCCTACTTCTGCGAAGGAGAGAGAATTGCAATCTCAGTTGGTAAATCTGCAGCAAAGGTAAGTCATTTCCTGCTTCTTGCAATTGCGACGTATTACTCTTCATTAACATGCTATTAAAAGTCCTTTTAAATGTCAGTGTTCAGAGGATGGATGAGGAATTGCAGAGAcagagaacaaaaaatttccaGGTA of the Eucalyptus grandis isolate ANBG69807.140 chromosome 10, ASM1654582v1, whole genome shotgun sequence genome contains:
- the LOC104422610 gene encoding LOW QUALITY PROTEIN: serine/threonine-protein kinase TAO1-B (The sequence of the model RefSeq protein was modified relative to this genomic sequence to represent the inferred CDS: inserted 1 base in 1 codon; deleted 2 bases in 1 codon) produces the protein MEQALEKKFPVNAKDYKLYEEVGEGVSATVYRALCIPFNEIVAVKVLDLEKCNNDLDGIRREVQTMSLISHPNLLQAHCSFTAGHSLWVVMPYMTGGSCMHIMKSAXPEGFEEPVIATLLHEVLKALVYLHSHGHIHRDVKSGNILVDTNGFVKLADFGVSACMFDTGDRQRSRNTFVGTPCWMAPEVMQQLHGYDFKADIWSFGITALELAHGHAPFSKYPPMKVLLMTLQNAPPGLDYERDKKFSKSFKEMVATCLVKDPKKRPTSEKLLKHPFFKRARAANYLAQTILERLPPLGDRFRELKAKEADLLVQNKALYEDKEQLSQQEYIRGISAWNFNLEDLRSQAALIQDEDINPNAEDVKQKHGHWDVGIPAERLSPNIIDQTKVAPNKKDSIENLHDLEDSLASFPIRPVQAPKAYFDVREVDVNATSPNWKGTRSDSEEQFPTKSSPKGTQSDIEEQLPTRCSSRAIDTESRKNEDDHLGLSGSLPPHVIPEDKKLKWSQQADNVTSPEKLIFVDVKRRDHQRPKYQSELYRQKKDSDIVSPVEDTSEVGVVQRKGRFQVTSADLSAKSPVSGSLGTGYGGSSNFTSPNIATGTLLPSLQGILQKNITQRDEIIKMIKYVEQISGKPLEIAEACINEQLQTSPTSAKERELQSQLVNLQQSVQRMDEELQRQRTKNFQLVKQLSFLAKREDRLRKDDEV